The proteins below are encoded in one region of Vibrio sp. ED004:
- the glmS gene encoding glutamine--fructose-6-phosphate transaminase (isomerizing), producing MCGIVGAVAQRDVAEILVEGLRRLEYRGYDSAGVAVVDSESNLTRVRRLGKVQELADAVEEQQVIGGTGIAHTRWATHGEPSEANAHPHMSGDIAVVHNGIIENHEALRALLQERGYVFTSQTDTEVIAHLVEWELRTSDSLVEALQKTAKQLDGAYGTVVVDRKDPSRIVVARSGSPIVIGFGVGENFLASDQLALLSVTRRFMYLEEGDVAEVTRRDVTIFDVAGERVEREIVESNAEHDAGDKGKYRHFMQKEIFEQPTALINTMEGRISETSVITNAIGVKAEEILSKVEHVQIIACGTSYNSGMAARYWFESLAGVSCDVEIASEFRYRDFVVRPNSLLVTLSQSGETADTLAALRLAKEKGYMSAMTICNVAGSSLVRESDFAFMTRAGTEIGVASTKAFTTQLAAMLMMVTSIGRLQGRINEEKEAEIVKALHELPTAIEQALAFDKEIEALAPDFADKHHTLFLGRGEFYPIAMEASLKLKEISYIHAEAYAAGELKHGPLALIDADMPVVVIAPSNDLLEKLKSNVEEVRARGGLLYVFADQDAGFESDENMKIIKMPHVSEVTAPIYYTVPMQLLSYHVALIKGTDVDQPRNLAKAVTVE from the coding sequence ATGTGTGGAATTGTTGGTGCAGTAGCACAACGTGATGTAGCCGAAATCTTAGTAGAAGGCCTTCGCCGCCTAGAATACCGTGGCTACGACTCTGCAGGTGTCGCTGTGGTGGATAGCGAATCTAACCTAACTCGTGTTCGTCGCTTAGGTAAAGTACAAGAGCTAGCAGACGCGGTAGAAGAGCAACAAGTTATTGGTGGTACAGGTATCGCTCACACACGTTGGGCAACACACGGTGAGCCGTCTGAAGCGAACGCACACCCACACATGTCTGGTGATATTGCAGTTGTACACAACGGCATTATCGAAAACCACGAAGCACTGCGTGCTCTGCTGCAAGAGCGTGGCTACGTGTTTACTTCACAAACGGATACAGAAGTTATCGCTCACCTAGTTGAGTGGGAACTTCGTACTTCTGATTCATTGGTTGAAGCACTGCAAAAAACCGCTAAACAGCTAGACGGCGCGTACGGCACGGTTGTGGTTGATCGCAAAGATCCTAGCCGCATTGTTGTTGCTCGTTCTGGTAGCCCAATCGTTATTGGTTTTGGTGTCGGTGAGAACTTCCTAGCATCAGACCAACTTGCACTACTAAGCGTAACTCGTCGTTTCATGTACCTAGAAGAGGGTGATGTTGCTGAGGTTACTCGTCGTGATGTAACGATATTTGACGTTGCAGGTGAGCGTGTTGAGCGTGAAATCGTAGAATCAAACGCAGAACACGATGCAGGTGACAAAGGTAAATACCGTCACTTCATGCAGAAAGAGATCTTCGAACAGCCAACCGCGTTGATCAACACAATGGAAGGTCGTATCTCTGAAACTTCGGTTATCACTAACGCAATCGGTGTTAAAGCTGAAGAGATCTTGAGCAAGGTTGAACACGTGCAGATCATCGCATGTGGTACTTCTTACAACTCAGGTATGGCTGCTCGTTACTGGTTTGAGTCTCTAGCGGGCGTAAGCTGTGACGTAGAGATTGCTTCTGAATTCCGTTACCGTGATTTCGTTGTTCGCCCGAACAGCCTACTCGTTACTCTGTCTCAGTCTGGTGAAACGGCTGATACGCTTGCAGCCCTTCGTCTTGCAAAAGAGAAAGGCTACATGTCAGCAATGACTATCTGTAACGTTGCGGGTTCTTCGCTGGTTCGTGAATCTGACTTTGCTTTCATGACTCGCGCAGGAACAGAGATCGGTGTAGCTTCAACTAAGGCTTTCACAACTCAACTAGCAGCAATGCTGATGATGGTTACTTCAATTGGTCGTCTACAAGGTCGTATCAATGAAGAAAAAGAAGCTGAAATCGTTAAAGCGCTGCATGAGCTACCAACGGCTATTGAACAAGCTCTAGCATTCGATAAAGAGATCGAAGCACTAGCACCTGACTTTGCTGATAAGCACCACACATTGTTCCTAGGTCGTGGCGAGTTCTACCCAATCGCAATGGAAGCGTCTCTGAAGCTGAAAGAGATCTCTTACATTCACGCTGAAGCATACGCAGCGGGTGAGCTTAAGCACGGTCCTCTAGCGCTTATTGATGCAGATATGCCAGTAGTGGTAATTGCACCAAGCAATGACCTACTAGAGAAGCTAAAATCAAACGTTGAAGAAGTACGTGCTCGAGGCGGTCTACTTTACGTATTCGCTGACCAAGACGCTGGCTTTGAAAGCGATGAGAACATGAAGATCATCAAGATGCCTCACGTAAGCGAAGTTACAGCACCTATCTACTACACAGTACCGATGCAACTGCTGTCTTACCATGTAGCGTTAATCAAAGGTACCGATGTTGACCAACCTCGTAACCTAGCGAAAGCGGTAACCGTTGAGTAA
- a CDS encoding O-acetylhomoserine aminocarboxypropyltransferase/cysteine synthase: MKDETLSIHFGYETDPTTKSVATPIYQTVAYEFDDAQHGADLFNLAVPGNIYTRIMNPTNDVLEKRMAALEGGIAGLVVSAGSAAINYAIQTLAQIGDNIVSTPQLYGGTYTLFAHMLPNQGIEVRFAKDDKPESLAALIDEKTKAVYCESIGNPAGNIIDLERVAELAHAQGVPVIVDNTVATPVLCKPIDFGADIVVHSLTKYVGGHGTTLGGVIVDSGKFPWAEHKDRFPVFNQPEPSYHGVVYTEAFGEAAFIGRARTVPLRNTGAALSPMNAFMLMQGLETLSLRMERHTENALKVAEYLKQHEKVSWVSYAGLPSSEFYPLAEKYMQGKPSAILSFGLKDGYEAGVRFYDTLQIFKRLVNIGDAKSLACHPASTTHRQLSEAEQKQAGVSPEMIRLSVGIEHIEDILADLEQALNA; encoded by the coding sequence ATGAAAGACGAAACGCTCTCGATTCACTTCGGCTACGAAACCGATCCAACTACCAAATCGGTAGCAACACCTATCTATCAAACCGTCGCGTATGAATTCGATGATGCACAACACGGCGCCGACCTCTTTAACCTTGCAGTGCCAGGTAATATCTATACTCGCATAATGAACCCGACCAATGATGTGTTAGAAAAACGCATGGCCGCTTTAGAAGGTGGTATTGCAGGCTTAGTGGTAAGTGCGGGCAGTGCCGCAATCAACTATGCGATCCAAACCTTGGCACAGATCGGTGACAACATCGTTTCAACCCCTCAGCTTTACGGTGGCACGTACACCCTATTTGCTCACATGCTGCCAAACCAAGGGATTGAGGTTCGCTTTGCTAAAGACGACAAACCAGAAAGCTTAGCGGCGCTGATCGATGAAAAAACCAAGGCGGTTTACTGTGAAAGTATCGGTAACCCGGCAGGTAATATCATCGACCTAGAGCGTGTCGCAGAGCTTGCTCACGCACAAGGTGTGCCTGTGATTGTCGATAATACCGTCGCGACACCTGTGCTATGTAAGCCCATCGATTTTGGTGCTGACATCGTCGTTCATTCACTAACGAAGTACGTTGGTGGTCACGGTACAACCTTAGGTGGCGTGATTGTCGACTCAGGTAAATTCCCATGGGCAGAACACAAAGACCGCTTCCCTGTGTTTAATCAGCCTGAGCCTTCTTACCATGGTGTGGTTTATACCGAAGCATTTGGTGAGGCTGCGTTTATCGGTCGTGCTAGAACGGTTCCCCTGCGTAATACAGGCGCCGCACTGTCACCAATGAATGCTTTCATGTTGATGCAAGGTTTGGAGACGCTGTCGCTACGCATGGAGCGACACACAGAGAACGCATTGAAAGTAGCAGAATATCTCAAACAACACGAGAAGGTCAGTTGGGTAAGCTACGCAGGCTTGCCTAGTTCAGAATTCTACCCGCTTGCTGAAAAGTACATGCAGGGTAAGCCATCGGCTATTTTGTCTTTTGGCTTGAAGGACGGATATGAAGCAGGTGTTCGCTTCTATGATACGCTGCAAATCTTCAAGCGCTTGGTGAACATTGGTGATGCCAAGTCTCTTGCTTGTCACCCTGCATCAACAACACACCGTCAATTAAGCGAAGCGGAACAAAAACAGGCTGGCGTGTCACCAGAGATGATTCGCCTTTCAGTAGGCATCGAGCACATCGAAGATATCTTGGCTGATCTGGAGCAAGCTCTTAACGCTTAA
- the rpoD gene encoding RNA polymerase sigma factor RpoD, translating into MDQNPQSQLKLLVIKGKEQGYLTYAEVNDHLPAEIVDSEQVEDIIQMINDMGIKVVETAPDADDLALNDDDANIDEDAAEAAAAALSSVESEIGRTTDPVRMYMREMGTVELLTREGEIDIAKRIEDGINTVQLSVAEYPGTIPYILEQFDRVQAEEIRLTDLINGFVDPDDDGTAAPTATHIGSELAETDLEDEDKEDAEDDEEEEEEDTGIDPELALEKFTALRTSYQNRQLAINEYGHESPKAMLATTMMQDVFKEFRLTPKQFDYLVNELRNSMDRVRTQERLIMRQTVEYGKMPKKSFIALFTGNESSEAWLDEVLASDKPYAEKIKRNENDIRRSIQKLDMIEKETSLTVQSIKDISRRMSIGEAKARRAKKEMVEANLRLVISIAKKYTNRGLQFLDLIQEGNIGLMKAVDKFEYRRGYKFSTYATWWIRQAITRSIADQARTIRIPVHMIETINKLNRISRQMLQEMGREPLPEELAERMQMPEDKIRKVLKIAKEPISMETPIGDDEDSHLGDFIEDTTLELPLDSATATSLRGATKDVLAGLTPREAKVLRMRFGIDMNTDHTLEEVGKQFDVTRERIRQIEAKALRKLRHPSRSETLRSFLDE; encoded by the coding sequence ATGGATCAAAATCCGCAGTCACAGCTTAAATTACTTGTTATTAAAGGCAAGGAACAAGGCTATCTGACCTACGCCGAAGTAAACGACCACCTACCTGCAGAAATCGTGGATTCTGAACAGGTAGAAGACATCATTCAAATGATTAACGACATGGGTATCAAGGTAGTTGAAACTGCACCTGATGCTGATGATCTAGCGCTTAATGATGACGATGCCAATATAGATGAAGATGCAGCCGAAGCTGCAGCTGCTGCGCTTTCAAGCGTAGAAAGCGAGATTGGCCGTACTACTGACCCAGTTCGTATGTACATGCGTGAAATGGGTACGGTTGAACTACTGACTCGTGAAGGCGAAATCGACATTGCGAAACGTATTGAAGATGGTATCAATACGGTTCAACTTTCTGTTGCTGAGTACCCAGGCACTATTCCATACATCTTGGAACAGTTTGACCGCGTACAAGCGGAAGAGATTCGCTTAACAGACCTAATCAATGGCTTTGTTGACCCAGATGACGATGGCACTGCTGCGCCAACGGCAACTCACATCGGTTCAGAACTTGCTGAAACTGATCTGGAAGACGAAGACAAAGAAGACGCTGAAGACGACGAGGAAGAGGAAGAAGAAGATACAGGTATTGATCCTGAGCTTGCTCTTGAGAAGTTCACAGCACTTCGTACTAGCTACCAGAATCGTCAACTAGCGATCAACGAGTACGGCCATGAAAGCCCGAAAGCTATGCTTGCAACGACAATGATGCAAGACGTATTCAAAGAGTTCCGTCTAACACCAAAACAGTTTGATTACCTAGTAAACGAACTGCGTAACTCTATGGATCGCGTACGTACTCAAGAACGCCTAATCATGCGTCAAACGGTTGAGTACGGCAAAATGCCGAAGAAATCTTTCATTGCTCTATTTACTGGCAACGAATCTAGCGAAGCATGGTTGGATGAAGTTCTTGCTTCTGACAAGCCATACGCAGAAAAGATCAAACGTAACGAGAACGATATCCGTCGCTCAATCCAAAAACTGGATATGATCGAGAAAGAGACGTCTCTTACTGTTCAAAGCATTAAAGACATCAGCCGTCGTATGTCTATCGGTGAAGCAAAAGCTCGTCGTGCGAAGAAAGAGATGGTTGAAGCGAACTTACGTCTAGTAATCTCGATTGCTAAGAAGTACACAAACCGTGGTCTACAATTCCTGGATCTAATCCAAGAAGGTAACATCGGTCTGATGAAAGCCGTAGATAAGTTTGAATACCGTCGTGGTTACAAATTCTCTACTTACGCTACATGGTGGATCCGTCAAGCAATCACTCGTTCGATTGCCGACCAAGCTCGTACTATCCGTATTCCGGTTCACATGATCGAAACGATCAACAAACTAAACCGTATCTCTCGTCAAATGCTACAAGAGATGGGTCGTGAACCACTTCCGGAAGAATTGGCTGAGCGCATGCAAATGCCTGAAGACAAGATCCGTAAAGTACTGAAAATCGCTAAAGAGCCAATCTCAATGGAGACACCAATTGGTGACGACGAAGATTCGCACCTAGGTGATTTCATCGAGGATACAACGCTAGAACTACCTCTAGACTCTGCAACGGCAACAAGCCTACGCGGTGCAACGAAAGACGTTCTTGCTGGCCTAACACCTCGTGAAGCTAAAGTACTGCGTATGCGTTTCGGTATCGACATGAACACAGACCACACTCTTGAAGAGGTTGGTAAGCAGTTCGACGTAACTCGTGAACGTATCCGTCAGATCGAAGCAAAAGCACTGCGTAAACTTCGTCACCCAAGCCGCTCAGAAACTCTGCGTAGCTTCCTAGACGAGTAA
- the dnaG gene encoding DNA primase, with protein sequence MAGHIPRSFIDDLLARLDIVDIVDARVKLKKKGKNYGACCPFHNEKTPSFSVSQEKQFYHCFGCGVHGNAIDFIMEFERLDFVEAIEELASYLGLDVPREQRSGEISTTPRANSEQKRNLYDLMGGISQFYRSQLKIAANKPAIEYLKNRGLSGEIVQKFGIGYVADEWDLVRKNFGQQKEAQDMLVTGGMLIENDKGNRYDRFRGRVMFPIRDRRGRVIGFGGRVLEDGTPKYLNSPETPIFHKGKELYGLYEVLQAYREPPQVLVVEGYMDVVALAQYGVDYSVASLGTSTTGDHIQMLFRQTSTVVCCYDGDRAGKEAAWRALENALEYLKTGNTLKFLFLPDGEDPDSYIREHGKDAFEQLVHNATPLSTYLFDNLIEIHKLNLGTTEGKSALRAHASALINKIPDSYFQELLEKLLDERTGFDNQLRRARVHTQNPTPQPHKELKRTPMREVIALLIQNPSYADMVPDLSSVKGLQLPGLSLFVEVLDKCHEHPHINTGQLLEHWRHNKHEALLSRLASWEIPLDEDNQEDIFLDSLDNILAQCVEKQIENLQAKARSVGLSAEEKRELLALMLDLKA encoded by the coding sequence ATGGCAGGACACATCCCGCGTAGTTTCATCGATGATCTCCTAGCGCGTCTCGACATTGTCGACATTGTGGACGCACGCGTGAAACTTAAGAAAAAAGGCAAAAACTATGGTGCTTGTTGCCCATTCCACAACGAAAAGACCCCTTCTTTTAGCGTAAGCCAAGAAAAACAGTTTTATCACTGCTTTGGTTGTGGCGTACACGGTAATGCTATCGACTTCATTATGGAGTTCGAACGTCTCGATTTTGTTGAAGCTATTGAAGAACTGGCTTCTTACTTAGGGCTCGATGTTCCTAGAGAACAGCGCAGCGGCGAGATATCAACAACACCTAGAGCCAACAGCGAACAAAAACGTAACCTCTATGATTTGATGGGTGGCATCAGCCAGTTCTATCGCTCACAGCTAAAAATAGCAGCCAATAAACCGGCGATTGAATACCTAAAGAATCGTGGTCTGTCTGGCGAAATCGTCCAGAAGTTTGGCATTGGTTATGTGGCGGATGAGTGGGACTTAGTTCGTAAGAACTTTGGCCAACAGAAAGAAGCCCAAGACATGCTCGTGACTGGCGGCATGTTAATAGAGAACGATAAAGGCAACCGATACGACCGATTCCGTGGACGCGTGATGTTCCCGATTCGCGATCGTCGCGGCCGTGTGATTGGTTTTGGTGGCCGTGTCTTAGAAGACGGCACACCAAAATATCTGAACTCACCAGAAACGCCTATCTTCCATAAAGGTAAAGAACTTTACGGCCTTTATGAAGTGTTGCAAGCCTACCGTGAACCGCCACAAGTACTTGTGGTTGAAGGTTACATGGATGTCGTAGCACTCGCGCAATACGGTGTCGATTATTCAGTGGCATCACTGGGCACCTCAACAACTGGCGACCACATTCAAATGTTGTTCCGCCAAACCAGCACTGTGGTTTGTTGTTACGATGGTGACCGTGCAGGTAAAGAAGCTGCGTGGCGTGCATTAGAAAATGCCCTTGAGTACCTGAAAACAGGGAACACGCTCAAGTTTCTATTCTTGCCAGACGGTGAAGACCCAGATAGCTATATAAGAGAACACGGCAAAGACGCTTTCGAACAACTTGTTCATAATGCGACGCCGCTTTCGACTTATTTGTTCGATAACCTGATTGAAATACACAAGTTGAACTTGGGAACAACGGAAGGAAAATCGGCACTGCGTGCACACGCTAGCGCCTTGATTAACAAAATTCCTGACAGTTACTTCCAAGAACTGCTCGAAAAACTGCTCGATGAGCGGACTGGATTTGATAACCAATTGCGACGTGCGCGTGTTCATACACAGAACCCGACACCTCAACCGCATAAAGAGCTGAAGCGCACTCCAATGCGTGAAGTTATCGCTTTGCTTATCCAAAATCCGAGCTATGCTGATATGGTACCGGATTTATCAAGTGTCAAAGGCTTACAGTTGCCTGGACTAAGTTTATTCGTCGAAGTACTTGATAAATGCCACGAGCATCCCCATATCAACACAGGCCAATTATTAGAGCATTGGCGACACAATAAACATGAGGCTCTTCTGTCTCGTCTCGCGAGCTGGGAAATCCCCCTCGACGAAGACAATCAAGAAGACATATTTTTAGACTCATTGGACAATATACTTGCCCAGTGCGTTGAAAAACAAATTGAAAACCTGCAGGCCAAAGCAAGAAGCGTCGGTTTATCAGCCGAAGAAAAAAGGGAGCTACTAGCTTTAATGCTAGATCTAAAAGCGTAA
- a CDS encoding GatB/YqeY domain-containing protein, with translation MALIEQLKEEQKLAMKAKDKPRLGTIRLALSAIKQREVDERITLNDDDILAVLVKMVKQRRDSVAQYESANRQDLADVEKAEIAVLEGFMPQPLTDEEVIALLDSAIAESQPAGMQDMGKVMAILKPQIQGRADMGKVSGLVRSKLA, from the coding sequence ATGGCTCTTATTGAACAACTCAAAGAAGAGCAAAAATTAGCGATGAAAGCCAAGGACAAACCGCGCCTTGGCACTATCCGCTTAGCTCTTTCAGCAATTAAGCAACGTGAAGTTGACGAACGGATCACTCTGAACGACGACGACATTCTTGCTGTATTAGTTAAAATGGTTAAGCAACGTCGCGATTCTGTTGCTCAATATGAATCGGCAAATCGTCAAGATCTTGCTGACGTGGAAAAAGCAGAAATTGCTGTACTTGAAGGCTTTATGCCTCAACCGCTAACTGATGAAGAAGTTATTGCACTACTTGATAGCGCAATTGCAGAATCTCAACCTGCGGGCATGCAAGACATGGGTAAAGTAATGGCTATCTTGAAACCACAAATTCAAGGGCGTGCAGATATGGGTAAAGTTAGTGGTTTAGTTCGTTCTAAACTCGCTTAA
- the rpsU gene encoding 30S ribosomal protein S21, whose product MPIVKVRENEPFDVALRRFKRSCEKAGILSEVRRREHYEKPTTVRKRAKAAAQKRHAKKLARENARRVRLY is encoded by the coding sequence ATGCCAATAGTTAAAGTACGTGAAAACGAACCGTTCGACGTTGCACTACGTCGTTTCAAGCGCTCTTGTGAAAAAGCAGGTATCCTTTCTGAAGTTCGCCGTCGCGAGCATTACGAAAAGCCAACTACAGTTCGCAAACGCGCTAAAGCAGCAGCTCAAAAGCGTCACGCTAAGAAGCTAGCTCGCGAAAACGCACGTCGCGTTCGCCTGTACTAA
- the tsaD gene encoding tRNA (adenosine(37)-N6)-threonylcarbamoyltransferase complex transferase subunit TsaD: MRIIGIETSCDETGIAIYDDEQGLLSHQLYSQVKLHADYGGVVPELASRDHVKKTIPLIKAALAEANLTSKDIDGVAYTAGPGLVGALLVGATIGRSIAYAWGVPAVPVHHMEGHLLAPMLEDNPPPFPFVALLVSGGHTMMVEVKGIGEYKILGESIDDAAGEAFDKTAKLMGLDYPGGPLLSRLAEKGTPGRFKFPRPMTDRPGLDMSFSGLKTFAANTIRDNDNDDQTRADIAYAFQEAVCGTLVIKCKRALEQTGMKRIVIAGGVSANKQLRVELEALAKKIGGEVYYPRTEFCTDNGAMIAYAGMQRLKNGETADLSVQATPRWPIDQLEPIA, from the coding sequence ATGCGCATTATTGGTATTGAAACCTCTTGTGATGAAACAGGAATCGCAATTTATGATGATGAGCAGGGGCTGCTTTCTCATCAATTATATAGCCAAGTAAAACTGCACGCCGATTACGGTGGTGTGGTACCTGAGCTTGCTTCACGTGACCACGTGAAAAAGACCATTCCACTGATTAAAGCAGCTTTAGCGGAAGCTAACCTAACGTCGAAAGATATTGATGGTGTGGCTTACACAGCTGGCCCAGGTTTGGTTGGCGCACTGCTTGTGGGCGCAACCATTGGTCGCAGTATTGCTTACGCTTGGGGTGTACCAGCAGTACCGGTTCACCATATGGAAGGTCACCTTCTTGCACCAATGCTAGAAGATAACCCACCGCCGTTCCCATTTGTGGCGCTGCTGGTTTCTGGCGGTCACACTATGATGGTTGAAGTGAAGGGGATTGGTGAATACAAGATCCTTGGCGAATCGATTGATGATGCGGCGGGCGAAGCCTTTGATAAAACGGCTAAGCTGATGGGCTTAGATTACCCAGGTGGCCCGTTGCTTTCTCGATTAGCAGAGAAAGGCACGCCAGGTCGCTTTAAGTTCCCTCGTCCTATGACCGATCGCCCAGGCCTAGACATGAGCTTCTCTGGTCTAAAAACATTTGCAGCGAATACGATTCGTGACAATGACAACGATGATCAAACTCGCGCGGACATTGCTTACGCATTCCAAGAAGCGGTTTGTGGCACCTTGGTAATCAAGTGTAAGCGTGCCTTGGAACAGACTGGCATGAAACGTATAGTGATTGCTGGTGGTGTAAGCGCAAACAAGCAACTGCGTGTTGAGCTTGAAGCGCTTGCTAAGAAAATTGGTGGTGAGGTGTACTACCCGCGCACTGAGTTCTGTACTGATAACGGTGCAATGATCGCTTATGCGGGTATGCAGCGCCTAAAAAATGGTGAGACTGCTGACCTTTCAGTTCAAGCAACACCGCGTTGGCCGATTGACCAATTAGAGCCAATTGCTTAA